A part of Brachybacterium faecium DSM 4810 genomic DNA contains:
- a CDS encoding predicted transcriptional regulator (PFAM: Transcriptional regulator PadR-like family) — MSIRAAMLALLSAGEATTYQLRKSFDEATGQVQPVNIGQVSSTLSRLERDGCIERGPADPEDSTAGTWRLTGRGRDELEHWWESTVDRARPDRHELVLKLSLAVVVPGMDVTALVQRQRTATLSALHEATRARRGIAESDLAARLVLDHHLFAVEAELRWLDDVEGTLERAAARLDAPPEPAAARTAPRQEARR, encoded by the coding sequence ATGTCCATCCGTGCCGCGATGCTCGCGCTGCTCAGCGCAGGCGAGGCCACCACGTACCAGCTGCGCAAGTCCTTCGACGAGGCCACCGGCCAGGTGCAGCCGGTGAACATCGGGCAGGTCTCCTCGACGCTGTCGCGTCTCGAGCGAGACGGCTGCATCGAACGTGGCCCTGCGGACCCGGAGGATTCCACGGCCGGCACGTGGAGGCTCACCGGCCGCGGCCGCGATGAGCTCGAGCACTGGTGGGAGAGCACGGTGGATCGCGCGCGACCCGACCGTCACGAGCTGGTCCTGAAGCTGTCCCTCGCGGTCGTGGTGCCCGGGATGGACGTCACCGCGCTGGTGCAGCGCCAGCGCACGGCGACGCTCTCCGCCCTGCACGAGGCCACTCGTGCCAGGCGGGGTATCGCGGAGTCCGACCTCGCCGCGCGCCTGGTCCTCGACCACCATCTCTTCGCGGTGGAGGCGGAGCTGCGATGGCTGGACGACGTCGAGGGGACGCTCGAACGGGCCGCCGCCCGGCTGGATGCGCCACCGGAACCTGCCGCCGCCCGTACCGCACCGCGGCAGGAGGCACGGCGGTGA
- a CDS encoding serine/threonine protein kinase involved in cell cycle control (PFAM: Phosphotransferase enzyme family) encodes MTSSFDADDFFARSMFSLSLAELDEDQRWSTWPETAHTLDRGPQPFPDWVVQHDGAIDTELGILKTGKEADAFLIDRALPAEQLTGAPGEASLLVAKRYRDPDQVTFHRSSAYAEGRRGADSREARAMKKGTAFGKQVAAGQWARTEFEVLGRLWEAGLPVPYPVQIVGTELLMEFIGTDDEHGAVAAPRLQETSPDPATAERWARLMREAVLDLARLGLVHGDLSPYNVLADSRLAEPDPVIIDVPQVVDLIANPHGTEFLRRDFRTMCTWLRSQGASPAAVDPEEWVAAAWRGWETR; translated from the coding sequence ATGACCTCGTCCTTCGATGCGGACGACTTCTTCGCACGCTCCATGTTCTCCCTCTCCCTCGCCGAGCTCGACGAGGACCAGCGCTGGTCCACCTGGCCCGAGACTGCGCACACCCTCGATCGCGGCCCGCAGCCCTTCCCCGACTGGGTGGTGCAGCACGACGGCGCGATCGACACCGAGCTCGGCATCCTCAAGACCGGCAAGGAGGCCGACGCCTTCCTCATCGACCGCGCCCTGCCCGCCGAGCAGCTGACCGGCGCACCCGGCGAGGCGTCACTCCTGGTCGCCAAGCGCTACCGCGACCCCGACCAGGTCACCTTCCACCGTTCGAGCGCCTACGCCGAGGGACGGCGCGGCGCCGACTCCCGCGAGGCCCGCGCGATGAAGAAGGGCACCGCCTTCGGCAAGCAGGTCGCCGCGGGCCAGTGGGCGCGCACCGAGTTCGAGGTGCTCGGCCGTCTGTGGGAGGCGGGGCTGCCCGTCCCCTATCCGGTGCAGATCGTCGGCACCGAGCTGCTGATGGAGTTCATCGGCACCGACGACGAGCACGGCGCGGTCGCCGCGCCGCGCCTCCAGGAGACGAGCCCCGACCCCGCGACCGCGGAGCGCTGGGCCCGTCTCATGCGGGAGGCCGTCCTGGACCTCGCACGACTGGGCCTGGTCCATGGCGACCTCTCCCCCTACAACGTGCTGGCCGACTCCCGTCTCGCCGAGCCGGATCCGGTGATCATCGACGTCCCGCAGGTCGTCGACCTGATCGCGAACCCGCACGGCACCGAGTTCCTGCGCCGCGACTTCCGCACCATGTGCACCTGGCTGCGCTCGCAGGGCGCCTCGCCTGCGGCCGTCGATCCGGAGGAGTGGGTCGCGGCGGCGTGGCGCGGGTGGGAGACGCGGTGA
- a CDS encoding predicted membrane protein — MSRGRRTAGFLGVLLGGAGALHMVRPEHFDTIVPTALPGPARGYTYASGVAELAVAALLAVPRTRRLGGLAAAALFVAVFPANVQMAYDWRGARPRKRAIAYGRLPLQGVLIAQALHVARARSRRHGPV, encoded by the coding sequence ATGAGCCGCGGCCGACGCACCGCCGGATTCCTCGGCGTCCTGCTCGGCGGGGCGGGCGCGCTGCACATGGTCCGCCCCGAGCACTTCGACACGATCGTCCCGACGGCGCTGCCGGGACCCGCGCGCGGCTACACCTACGCCTCGGGCGTCGCCGAGCTCGCCGTGGCGGCGCTGCTCGCCGTGCCGCGCACCCGGCGGCTGGGCGGTCTCGCGGCGGCCGCCCTGTTCGTGGCCGTGTTCCCCGCCAACGTGCAGATGGCGTACGACTGGCGCGGAGCGCGGCCGCGGAAGCGGGCGATCGCCTATGGGAGGCTCCCGCTGCAGGGCGTGCTCATCGCGCAGGCGCTGCACGTGGCCCGGGCGCGGTCCCGTCGACACGGCCCGGTGTGA
- a CDS encoding ABC-type sugar transport system, periplasmic component (PFAM: Bacterial extracellular solute-binding protein): MTSRRSFLGLAGAVTATALAGCGSDPEIDPSIGPPAEPGLKDQITFGIWDKAQEPAMLQIIDAFNAHYPGISVSISTTAFGPYFERLRIQAQGDDLPDVFWINGPNFELYASYGMLQDLSELEGFDPQNYPPNLVKLYSYEGTPYAIPKDFDTIGLWFNRDLLHRAGVEEPTGSWSWDEYREASEAVTRALGAEQIWGNTGGLANQALIYPLIMQAGGYVLSEDKKTSGYDSPEALEAFRFLDGMIRDGIAPDVRYTAENPPKDLFNNGRAALYPSGNWEAALLQDSPVRDQLGVAPMIHGAEEANVIHGIGCAMSARSRHKPAASVFLAFLGSEEAHRIQAEAGAANPAFLGTNDAYVEAIPEFSLDVFVDAAETALPYPASQNTNAWLQLEELLFPKILGGEESIEDGARELADRMNGVLADES, encoded by the coding sequence GTGACGAGCCGACGATCATTCCTCGGCCTGGCAGGTGCGGTGACCGCCACGGCGCTCGCCGGATGCGGCAGCGACCCCGAGATCGACCCGTCGATCGGTCCGCCCGCCGAGCCCGGGCTGAAGGACCAGATCACCTTCGGGATCTGGGACAAGGCGCAGGAGCCCGCGATGCTCCAGATCATCGACGCGTTCAACGCGCACTACCCGGGCATCTCGGTCTCCATCTCGACCACGGCCTTCGGCCCCTACTTCGAGCGGCTGCGGATCCAGGCCCAGGGCGACGACCTGCCGGACGTGTTCTGGATCAACGGCCCGAACTTCGAGCTCTACGCCTCCTACGGGATGCTGCAGGACCTCAGCGAGCTCGAGGGTTTCGACCCGCAGAACTACCCGCCGAACCTCGTGAAGCTGTACTCCTACGAGGGCACCCCGTACGCGATCCCGAAGGATTTCGACACGATCGGCCTGTGGTTCAACCGCGACCTGCTGCACCGCGCCGGGGTCGAGGAGCCCACCGGCAGCTGGTCCTGGGACGAGTACCGCGAGGCCTCCGAGGCGGTCACCCGCGCGCTCGGCGCCGAGCAGATCTGGGGCAACACCGGAGGGCTGGCGAACCAGGCCCTGATCTACCCGCTGATCATGCAGGCCGGCGGGTACGTCCTCTCCGAGGACAAGAAGACCTCCGGCTACGACAGCCCCGAGGCGCTGGAGGCCTTCCGCTTCCTGGATGGGATGATCCGCGACGGCATCGCGCCCGACGTCCGCTACACCGCCGAGAACCCGCCGAAGGACCTGTTCAACAACGGACGCGCGGCGCTGTACCCCTCGGGGAACTGGGAGGCGGCGCTGCTGCAGGACTCCCCGGTGCGCGACCAGCTCGGCGTCGCCCCGATGATCCACGGCGCCGAGGAGGCCAACGTCATCCACGGCATCGGCTGCGCCATGTCCGCGCGCAGCCGCCACAAGCCGGCGGCCTCCGTCTTCCTGGCGTTCCTCGGCTCCGAGGAGGCGCACCGCATCCAGGCCGAGGCCGGGGCCGCCAATCCCGCCTTCCTCGGCACGAACGACGCCTACGTCGAGGCGATCCCGGAGTTCTCCCTGGACGTGTTCGTCGACGCGGCGGAGACCGCCCTGCCCTACCCGGCCAGCCAGAACACCAACGCCTGGCTGCAGCTGGAGGAGCTGCTGTTCCCGAAGATCCTCGGCGGCGAGGAGAGCATCGAGGACGGCGCCCGGGAGCTCGCAGATCGCATGAACGGAGTGCTCGCCGATGAGTCATGA
- a CDS encoding permease component of ABC-type sugar transporter (PFAM: Binding-protein-dependent transport system inner membrane component), giving the protein MSHDTAPAAPRRARSRDGVWPLVFLAPLMIGVAVFYFWPILATFLNSFSSFGPFGGRSFAGLDNYRALLTDSFIPRAVLNTAVYTAIVLLGIPIAVAVASLMNQKGLRFSRFYQVLFFLPAVSMPVAVALVWRMIFNKEFGIVNWALSLVGIDGPYWTTAPWWALLAVSIVGLWSSLPLAIIILSAGLQAIPAELYEAAQLDGAGTMRQFIAVTVPLLTPSIFFLTIITAINGFQLFDLLFAMMGDANPAMADTQSLVYLFYSEAFRQNDQGYASVIALLILLIIGVFTLLQFRMQKRWVHYE; this is encoded by the coding sequence ATGAGTCATGACACCGCACCGGCCGCCCCGCGGCGGGCGCGCAGCCGCGACGGCGTCTGGCCGCTCGTGTTCCTCGCCCCGCTGATGATCGGCGTGGCCGTCTTCTACTTCTGGCCGATCCTGGCCACCTTCCTCAACTCCTTCTCGAGCTTCGGCCCCTTCGGCGGCCGCAGCTTCGCGGGGCTCGACAACTACCGCGCGCTGCTGACGGACTCGTTCATCCCGCGCGCCGTGCTGAACACCGCCGTGTACACCGCGATCGTGCTGCTGGGCATCCCGATCGCCGTCGCGGTCGCCTCGCTCATGAACCAGAAGGGGCTGCGGTTCTCCCGCTTCTACCAGGTGCTGTTCTTCCTCCCGGCGGTCTCGATGCCGGTGGCCGTCGCGCTCGTGTGGCGGATGATCTTCAACAAGGAGTTCGGGATCGTCAACTGGGCGCTGTCCCTGGTGGGGATCGACGGGCCCTACTGGACCACCGCGCCCTGGTGGGCGCTGCTGGCGGTGTCGATCGTCGGCCTGTGGTCGAGCCTGCCGCTGGCGATCATCATCCTCTCCGCCGGGCTGCAGGCCATCCCCGCGGAGCTGTACGAGGCCGCACAGCTCGACGGCGCCGGGACGATGCGGCAGTTCATCGCGGTCACCGTGCCGCTGCTGACCCCGAGCATCTTCTTCCTCACGATCATCACCGCGATCAACGGCTTCCAGCTGTTCGACCTGCTGTTCGCGATGATGGGCGATGCGAACCCAGCGATGGCCGACACCCAGTCGCTGGTCTACCTCTTCTACTCCGAGGCGTTCCGCCAGAACGACCAGGGCTACGCCTCGGTGATCGCCCTGCTGATCCTGCTGATCATCGGCGTGTTCACGCTGCTCCAGTTCCGCATGCAGAAGAGGTGGGTCCACTATGAGTGA